The following are encoded together in the Paludisphaera mucosa genome:
- a CDS encoding lactonase family protein has translation MTTMMGSTSRRAFACVLLAGTIMAASDALGAEKYWAYVGTYTNSKTSPSEGIYKLEFDPATGSLTPKGVAARAADPSFLAVHPSGKFLYAVDEVGDFEGQKAGGVSAFALDPATGDLKLLNQQSSKGDYPCHLAVDPQGKAVVAVNYGGGSVACLPIEPDGSLRPASSFIQHHGKSVDPDRQGAPHAHSVNFDPTGKLALVADLGLDKVLIYDLDAAAGKLTPHDPAFAEVQSGSGPRHLAWHPSGRFAYVITEMGGTVAVFDYDKAKGSLKEVQAIRTLPGDYKGKAGCAEVVVHPSGKFVYGSNRGHDSLAIYEVDPATGKLTAAGWKPTGGKNPRNFVIDPTGGYLLAENQDSNTIVVFRIDPATGGLTAVGEPVSIPKPVCIRFVAQPISAK, from the coding sequence ATGACGACGATGATGGGTTCGACGTCGCGGCGAGCGTTCGCATGCGTCCTGTTGGCGGGCACGATCATGGCGGCGAGCGATGCTTTGGGGGCCGAGAAGTACTGGGCCTACGTCGGCACGTACACCAATTCGAAGACCTCGCCGAGCGAGGGGATCTACAAGCTCGAATTCGACCCGGCCACGGGCTCGCTGACGCCCAAGGGGGTCGCGGCCCGGGCGGCGGATCCCTCGTTCCTGGCCGTCCACCCGAGCGGCAAGTTCCTCTACGCCGTCGACGAGGTCGGCGACTTCGAGGGCCAGAAGGCCGGCGGCGTCTCGGCGTTCGCGCTGGATCCCGCGACCGGCGACCTGAAGCTGCTGAACCAGCAGTCGTCGAAGGGCGACTACCCCTGCCACCTGGCCGTCGACCCCCAGGGCAAGGCCGTGGTCGCCGTCAACTACGGCGGCGGCAGCGTCGCCTGCCTGCCGATCGAGCCCGACGGCTCGCTGCGGCCGGCGTCGTCGTTCATCCAGCATCACGGCAAGAGCGTCGACCCCGACCGCCAGGGCGCGCCCCACGCGCACTCGGTCAACTTCGACCCCACGGGCAAGCTCGCCCTGGTCGCCGACCTGGGGCTGGACAAGGTCCTGATCTACGACCTGGACGCCGCCGCCGGCAAGCTGACGCCGCACGACCCCGCCTTCGCCGAGGTCCAGTCCGGCTCGGGCCCCAGGCACCTGGCCTGGCACCCCTCGGGACGCTTCGCTTACGTCATCACCGAGATGGGGGGGACGGTCGCCGTCTTCGATTACGACAAGGCGAAGGGCTCCCTGAAGGAAGTCCAGGCGATCCGCACGCTCCCCGGCGACTACAAGGGGAAGGCCGGCTGCGCCGAGGTCGTCGTGCACCCGTCGGGCAAGTTCGTCTACGGCTCCAACCGCGGCCACGACAGCCTGGCGATCTACGAGGTCGACCCGGCGACGGGCAAGCTCACGGCGGCCGGGTGGAAGCCGACCGGCGGCAAGAACCCGCGCAACTTCGTGATCGACCCGACGGGCGGCTACCTGCTGGCCGAGAACCAGGACTCGAACACGATCGTCGTCTTCCGCATCGATCCGGCGACCGGCGGGCTGACGGCCGTGGGCGAGCCGGTCTCGATCCCCAAGCCGGTGTGCATCCGGTTCGTGGCGCAGCCGATCTCGGCGAAGTGA
- a CDS encoding SprT-like family protein: MSVPLGDDASWAEAPGPGRPRQAKLASLLYAPAEVRERSRRIYEALIDESPQIRAGNFSRLAVDDLERLFRLYDAGFFRGFLSEMLQEDRAYPMAFRLSRRLTRAAGQTIRLVRRIRRGGVVVEQPEYEISVSTTLLFNTFQDVDREVVVGGLACSDRLEALQRIFEHELLHLAEFLGWGRSSCSAENFHALSRRIFAHEGVRHDLVTPREQAASAFGVRVGDAVEFDMEGSRLRGRVNRITRRATVLVEHPSGALFTDGRRYQTFYVPLALLRKL; this comes from the coding sequence ATGAGCGTACCTTTGGGCGACGACGCGTCGTGGGCCGAGGCCCCCGGCCCCGGGCGGCCGCGCCAGGCCAAGCTGGCCTCGCTGCTGTACGCCCCGGCCGAGGTCCGCGAGCGGTCGCGGCGCATTTATGAGGCCCTGATCGACGAGTCGCCCCAGATCCGAGCGGGCAACTTCTCGCGGCTCGCCGTCGACGACCTGGAACGACTCTTCCGCCTCTACGACGCCGGGTTCTTCCGGGGCTTCCTCTCGGAGATGCTCCAGGAGGACCGGGCCTACCCGATGGCCTTCCGGCTCTCGCGCCGGCTGACCCGCGCCGCCGGCCAGACGATCCGCCTGGTGCGCCGGATCCGGCGCGGGGGGGTGGTGGTCGAGCAGCCGGAGTACGAGATCTCGGTCTCGACGACCTTGCTCTTCAACACCTTCCAGGACGTCGACCGCGAGGTCGTCGTCGGCGGACTGGCCTGCTCGGACCGCCTGGAGGCGCTCCAGCGGATCTTCGAGCACGAGCTGCTGCACCTGGCCGAGTTCCTGGGCTGGGGCCGATCGAGCTGCTCGGCCGAGAACTTCCACGCGCTCTCGCGGCGGATCTTCGCGCACGAGGGTGTGCGGCACGACCTGGTCACCCCCCGCGAGCAGGCGGCGTCGGCCTTCGGCGTCCGCGTGGGCGACGCCGTCGAGTTCGACATGGAGGGATCCCGGCTCCGCGGCCGCGTCAACCGCATCACACGCCGCGCCACCGTGCTCGTCGAACACCCCTCCGGAGCCCTCTTCACCGACGGCCGCCGCTACCAGACCTTCTACGTCCCGCTGGCGCTGCTGCGGAAGTTATGA